The Medicago truncatula cultivar Jemalong A17 chromosome 4, MtrunA17r5.0-ANR, whole genome shotgun sequence genome includes a region encoding these proteins:
- the LOC25493575 gene encoding FAS1 domain-containing protein SELMODRAFT_448915 — protein MKIMSLLFVVFILVEFISPIVSIEDHARDLLAATDEMQRANYFTFVMLIKMSPPDTRLEGNVTFLMPNDRMLANVTLQEESVSKFLLRHSIPSPLLFDTLKQFPSGTTVPSLLPNCIMRISNNGRKNFVVNNVKIISPNICVSGSSIRCHGIDGVLSQTCTLENNHNHGVPIPPPQYNNTNTSCEASPPIPSPSFPSPPYTGDNINPPIWIAPSPTISNGERHEYSGSPRWFFYDAYLIFIVCLMFSFL, from the coding sequence ATGAAAATTATGAGCTTATTATTTGTTGTATTCATCCTGGTGGAATTTATTTCACCAATTGTCTCAATAGAAGATCATGCAAGGGACCTTCTTGCAGCCACCGATGAGATGCAAAGAGCAAATTACTTCACATTTGTAATGTTAATCAAAATGTCTCCACCTGACACAAGACTCGAAGGAAACGTGACATTCTTAATGCCAAATGATCGAATGCTCGCAAATGTGACGCTTCAAGAAGAATCTGTTTCTAAATTCTTGTTAAGACATTCAATTCCATCACCTCTACTCTTTGACACCTTGAAACAATTTCCTAGTGGCACAACCGTTCCTAGTTTATTGCCAAATTGCATAATGAGAATATCTAACAATGGTAGGAAGAATTTTGTTGTCAACAATGTAAAGATTATTAGCCCAAACATATGTGTGTCTGGATCTTCAATTCGATGTCATGGTATAGATGGGGTCTTGTCACAAACATGTACATTAGAGAATAACCATAACCATGGTGTTCCTATACCTCCACCCCAATACAACAACACAAACACTTCTTGTGAAGCATCACCTCCAATTCCATCTCCTTCGTTCCCTTCGCCTCCTTATACCGGAGACAACATTAACCCTCCTATATGGATTGCCCCCAGTCCAACCATTTCAAATGGTGAAAGACATGAATATTCAGGATCTCCTCGTTGGTTTTTTTATGATGCATATTTGATATTTATAGTGTGCCTCATGTTTTCTTTCCTATGA
- the LOC25493571 gene encoding beta-amylase 3, chloroplastic, translated as MTLTLRSSISFIIQKETKFLKTFDDVSSTLTFAKIKPSFRLKAKSSMQIAHTFKSDEKWEQVHAPSIVHSNHDNSKKVPVFVMLPLDTVTMGGNLNKPRAMNASLMALKSAGVEGVMVDVWWGLVEKDGPFKYNWEAYAELVQMVQLHGLKLQVVMSFHQCGGNVGDSCSVPLPPWVMEEISKNPDIVYTDRSGRRNPEYISLGCDSVPVLKGRTPLQVYADYMRSFRDRFSDYLGSVISEIQVGMGPCGELRYPSYPESNGTWRFPGIGEFQCYDKYMKASLAAAAEAIGKKEWGGGGPHDSGQYNQFPEDTGFFRKDGTWNSEYGQFFLEWYSGKLLEHGDRILVSAKEIFQTSGVKLSGKVAGIHWHYRSRSHAAELTAGYYNTRHNDGYLPIAKMFANHDVVFNFTCMEMKDREQPGHANCSPEGLVHQVKKATKMANIELAGENALERYDSGGYAQVLSTSMSDSGSGLAAFTYLRMNKKLFEGDNWRHLVDFVRNMSEGGRRQRLPDSDSRGSDIYVGHIEKTKEQKQEGEAILV; from the exons atgaCTTTAACACTTCGttcttcaatttctttcatCATTCAGAAAGAAACCAAGTTCCTTAAAACCTTTGATGATGTCTCTTCCACTCTCACCTTTGCAAAGATTAAACCATCTTTCCGTCTCAAAGCCAAGAGTTCTATGCAAATAGCACACACCTTCAAGTCTGATGAAAAATGGGAGCAGGTGCATGCTCCATCAATTGTTCATAGTAACCATGATAATTCAAAGAAGGTACCAGTTTTTGTGATGCTTCCATTGGATACAGTAACAATGGGAGGAAACTTGAACAAGCCAAGAGCAATGAATGCTAGTTTGATGGCTTTGAAAAGTGCTGGAGTTGAAGGGGTGATGGTTGATGTTTGGTGGGGTTTGGTTGAAAAAGATGGACCTTTCAAGTATAACTGGGAAGCTTATGCTGAGCTTGTGCAGATGGTGCAATTGCATGGTTTGAAGCTTCAAGTTGTTATGTCTTTTCATCAGTGTGGAGGAAATGTTGGAGATTCCTGCAG TGTTCCTCTACCTCCATGGGTGATGGAAGAGATCAGCAAGAACCCTGACATTGTTTACACAGACAGATCAGGGAGGAGAAATCCTGAGTACATATCATTGGGATGTGATTCAGTGCCTGTTCTAAAAGGAAGAACTCCCCTCCAAGTGTATGCTGACTACATGAGGAGCTTTCGTGACAGATTCAGTGATTACTTGGGCAGTGTCATCTCG GAAATACAAGTAGGAATGGGTCCATGTGGGGAGCTGAGATATCCATCATATCCAGAAAGCAATGGAACTTGGAGGTTTCCTGGAATTGGAGAATTCCAATGTTATGACAAG TATATGAAAGCATCCTTGGCAGCAGCAGCCGAGGCCATCGGAAAGAAGGAATGGGGAGGAGGTGGACCCCATGATTCTGGCCAGTATAATCAGTTTCCGGAGGATACTGGATTTTTCAGAAAAGATGGAACATGGAACTCTGAATATGGACAGTTCTTTCTGGAATGGTACTCCGGTAAATTGCTAGAGCACGGTGATAGGATCCTTGTATCAGCCAAAGAAATATTCCAGACATCTGGTGTGAAACTATCTGGTAAAGTTGCGGGAATCCATTGGCATTACAGATCAAGGTCGCACGCAGCTGAACTAACTGCTGGTTACTATAACACTAGACATAATGATGGGTATCTTCCAATTGCCAAAATGTTTGCAAACCATGACGTTGTCTTCAATTTCACCTGCATGGAAATGAAAGACAGAGAACAACCTGGACATGCTAACTGTTCGCCAGAAGGGTTAGTTCACCAAGTCAAGAAGGCAACAAAAATGGCTAATATAGAACTTGCTGGGGAAAATGCACTGGAGAGATATGATTCAGGTGGATATGCTCAAGTTTTGTCAACAAGTATGTCAGACTCCGGCAGTGGATTGGCTGCATTTACATACTTGAGAATGAACAAGAAGTTGTTTGAAGGTGATAATTGGCGGCACTTAGTGGATTTTGTAAGAAATATGTCTGAAGGCGGTCGGAGACAACGACTTCCAGATTCTGATTCACGCGGAAGTGATATTTATGTTGGGCACATCGAGAAAACTAAGGAGCAAAAACAAGAGGGTGAGGCTATTCTTGTTTGA
- the LOC25493574 gene encoding novel plant SNARE 11 codes for MDQLSAISEDLAEIDGRVADNFRALSNGFQKLEKIKDASRKSRQLEELTEKMRECKGLIKEFDKEVKALEASFDRETTKFLNEKKQSMIKELNSYVALKKQYASNIENKRIELFEGPNEGDTEENVLLASAMSNEQLMDHGNRMMDDTDQAIERGKRIVQDTVNIGTETAAALKAQTEQMSRVVNELDSIHFSIKKASKLVKEIGRQVATDKCIMALLFLIVIGVIAIIIVKLVHPENKDIRDIPGLAPPVVTNNRRLLWNHS; via the exons ATGGATCAGTTGTCGGCGATCAGCGAGGATCTGGCGGAGATCGACGGACGCGTCGCCGACAATTTCCGCGCTCTATC AAATGGATTTCAGAAGCTGGAGAAAATTAAGGATGCGAGTAGAAAGAGCAGGCAATTGGAAGAACTCACCGAGAAAATGCGAGAATGTAAAGG GCTTATCAAAGAGTTTGATAAAGAAGTCAAAGCTTTGGAGGCTAGTTTTGATAGAGAAACAACCAAATTTTTGAATGAGAAAAAGCAGTCAATG ATCAAAGAATTGAATTCATATGTTGCTTTGAAAAAACA ATACGCTTCAAATATTGAGAATAAGCGAATTGAACTCTTTGAGGGGCCCAATGAAGGTGACACAGAAGAAAATGTCTTGCTAGCTTCCG CAATGTCAAATGAACAGCTAATGGATCATGGGAATCGGATGATGGATGACACAGATCAAGCCATTGAGCGGGGAAAAAGG ATTGTTCAAGACACGGTAAATATTGGTACTGAGACTGCTGCAGCTCTTAAGGCACAG ACGGAACAAATGAGCAGAGTTGTCAATGAGCTGGATTCTATCCATTTTTCTATAAAGAAAGCATCTAAATTGGTCAAGGAAATCGGTAGGCAG GTTGCTACTGACAAGTGTATTATGGCATTACTGTTCCTCATCGTCATTGGAGTAATTGCTATCATTATTGTAAAG CTTGTACATCCAGAGAACAAGGACATTCGCGACATTCCAGGATTAGCTCCTCCTGTTGTCACGAACAACAGAAGACTGCTTTGGAATCACAGTTGA
- the LOC25493573 gene encoding probable serine/threonine-protein kinase PBL19: MKCFFFKEKSKSAPELQNKNKNKSPASKRATNSTGSISSPRSVKDLYREKEQSFRVFTFQELRDATNGFNRMLKIGEGGFGSVYKGSIKPPDGQGDPVIVAIKRLNTRGFQGHKEWLAEVQFLSIVNHPNLVKLLGYCSVDGERGIQRLLVYEFMPNRSLENHLFSRTLPVLPWKTRLEIMLGAAEGLAYLHEGLEIQVIYRDFKSSNVLLDEDFHPKLSDFGLAREGPQGDQTHVSTAVVGTQGYAAPEYIETGHLKVQSDMWSFGVVLYEILTGRRSLERNRPTTEQKLLDWVKQYPADTSRFSMIMDPRLRNQYPIVAARKIAKLADSCLKKNAEDRPSMSQIVEGLKQALQFSEMSNTPHDNAESSRSRLVQKGK; this comes from the exons ATGAAGTGTTTTTTCTTCAAAGAGAAATCCAAATCAGCTCCAGAATTgcagaacaagaacaagaacaagagtCCGGCGTCGAAACGGGCAACAAACTCTACTGGCTCTATATCTTCTCCTAGAAGTGTGAAGGATTTgtatagagagaaagaacaaagCTTCagagttttcacttttcaagaACTTAGAGATGCTACCAATGGTTTTAATAGGATGCTTAAGATTGGAGAAGGGGGTTTTGGAAGTGTTTATAAAGGATCCATTAAGCCCCCAGATGGACAAGGTGATCCAGTTATAGTTGCCATCAAAAGGCTCAACACTCGTGGATTTCAG GGTCATAAAGAATGGCTTGCAGAAGTTCAATTTCTCAGCATTGTTAATCATCCAAATTTGGTTAAGCTTTTGGGATATTGCTCAGTAGATGGAGAAAGAGGAATCCAACGGCTGTTGGTGTATGAGTTCATGCCGAACAGGAGCTTGGAAAATCACCTTTTCAGTAGAACTCTACCTGTCCTTCCATGGAAAACAAGATTGGAAATCATGCTTGGTGCTGCTGAAGGATTAGCTTATTTACACGAGGGATTGGAGATACAG GTGATCTACCGAGATTTCAAATCTTCAAACGTTCTATTGGATGAGGATTTCCACCCGAAGCTATCTGATTTTGGTCTTGCCAGGGAAGGACCACAAGGGGATCAGACTCATGTATCTACTGCG GTTGTTGGAACACAAGGATATGCTGCGCCAGAGTACATCGAAACAGGTCATCTCAAAGTCCAAAGTGACATGTGGAGTTTCGGTGTCGTACTCTACGAAATTCTCACGGGAAGACGATCATTGGAAAGGAACCGTCCGACAACTGAACAAAAGCTATTAGATTGGGTTAAACAATATCCTGCTGACACTAGCAGATTCAGCATGATAATGGACCCGCGTCTCAGGAACCAATATCCGATTGTTGCAGCTCGCAAAATTGCGAAATTGGCCGACAGTTGCTTAAAGAAGAATGCAGAAGATAGACCATCTATGAGTCAGATAGTGGAAGGGTTGAAGCAAGCATTGCAATTTTCAGAAATGTCAAACACTCCTCATGATAATGCTGAATCATCTCGGTCAAGATTGGTTCAAAAAGGTAaatag